A genome region from Streptomyces antimycoticus includes the following:
- the treS gene encoding maltose alpha-D-glucosyltransferase codes for MIVNEPVPDTFEDTPAKDRDPDWFKRAVFYEVLVRSFQDSNGDGVGDLKGLTAKLDYLQWLGVDCLWLPPFFASPLRDGGYDVSDYTAVLPEFGDLADFVEFVDAAHQRGMRVIIDFVMNHTSDQHPWFQESRSDPDGPYGEYYVWADDDKQYQDARIIFVDTEASNWTFDPVRKQYYWHRFFSHQPDLNFENPAVQEEVLAALRFWLDLGIDGFRLDAVPYLYAEEGTNCENLPRTHELLKRVRAEIDAHYPDTVLLAEANQWPEDVVDYFGDFTAGGDECHMAFHFPVMPRIFMAVRRESRYPVSEILAKTPAIPSGCQWGIFLRNHDELTLEMVTDEERDYMYAEYAKDPRMRANIGIRRRLAPLLDNDRNQIELFTALLLSLPGSPILYYGDEIGMGDNIWLGDRDAVRTPMQWTPDRNAGFSSCDPGRLFLPTIMDPVYGYQVTNVEAAMSSPSSLLHWTRRMIEIRKQNPAFGLGSFTELPSSNPAVLAFLREAPSTRDGEDDLVLCVNNFSRFAQPTELDLQSFAGRHPVELIGGVRFPAIGELPYLLTMAGHGFYWFRLRRNEAMGHWTD; via the coding sequence ATGATCGTCAACGAGCCCGTACCGGACACATTCGAGGACACGCCCGCGAAGGACCGTGATCCCGACTGGTTCAAGCGCGCCGTCTTCTACGAGGTCCTGGTGCGCTCCTTCCAGGACAGCAACGGGGACGGCGTCGGCGACCTCAAGGGCCTCACGGCCAAGCTGGACTATCTGCAGTGGCTGGGGGTGGACTGCCTGTGGCTGCCGCCGTTCTTCGCCTCACCGCTGCGCGACGGCGGCTATGACGTCTCGGACTACACCGCCGTGCTGCCGGAGTTCGGGGACCTCGCGGACTTCGTGGAGTTCGTCGACGCCGCGCATCAGCGCGGGATGCGCGTGATCATCGACTTTGTCATGAACCACACGAGCGACCAGCATCCATGGTTCCAGGAGTCCCGCAGCGACCCGGACGGACCGTACGGCGAGTACTACGTATGGGCCGACGACGACAAGCAGTACCAGGACGCGCGGATCATCTTCGTCGACACCGAGGCGTCCAACTGGACCTTTGATCCGGTACGCAAGCAGTACTACTGGCACCGCTTCTTCTCGCACCAGCCGGACCTCAACTTCGAGAACCCGGCCGTCCAGGAGGAAGTACTGGCCGCCCTGCGCTTCTGGCTGGACCTGGGCATCGACGGATTCCGGCTCGACGCCGTCCCGTATCTGTATGCCGAGGAGGGCACCAACTGCGAGAACCTCCCGCGCACCCATGAGCTGCTCAAGCGCGTCCGGGCCGAGATCGACGCCCACTACCCCGACACCGTGCTGCTGGCCGAGGCCAATCAGTGGCCGGAGGACGTCGTCGACTACTTCGGCGACTTCACGGCGGGCGGCGACGAATGCCATATGGCCTTCCATTTCCCGGTGATGCCGCGCATCTTCATGGCGGTGCGGCGCGAGTCCCGCTATCCGGTCTCGGAGATCCTCGCCAAGACCCCCGCCATCCCCTCGGGCTGTCAGTGGGGCATCTTCCTGCGCAACCACGACGAGCTGACGCTGGAGATGGTCACCGACGAAGAGCGCGACTACATGTACGCGGAGTACGCCAAGGACCCCAGAATGCGGGCCAACATCGGCATCCGCAGACGACTGGCCCCCCTGCTGGACAACGACCGCAACCAGATCGAGCTGTTCACCGCGCTGCTGCTGTCCCTGCCCGGCTCGCCGATCCTCTACTACGGCGACGAGATCGGCATGGGCGACAACATCTGGCTCGGCGACCGCGACGCCGTGCGCACCCCCATGCAGTGGACCCCCGACCGCAACGCGGGCTTCTCCTCCTGCGATCCGGGGCGGCTGTTCCTGCCGACCATCATGGACCCCGTCTACGGCTATCAGGTCACCAATGTCGAGGCGGCCATGAGCAGCCCGTCCTCGCTGCTGCACTGGACCCGCCGGATGATCGAGATCCGGAAGCAGAACCCCGCCTTCGGACTCGGCTCCTTCACCGAGCTGCCGTCCTCCAACCCGGCGGTCCTCGCCTTCCTGCGCGAGGCCCCCTCCACCCGGGACGGCGAGGACGACCTGGTGCTGTGCGTGAACAACTTCTCGCGCTTCGCCCAGCCCACCGAGCTGGATCTGCAGTCCTTCGCGGGCCGCCATCCGGTCGAGCTGATCGGCGGGGTCCGCTTCCCGGCCATCGGGGAGCTGCCGTATCTGCTGACCATGGCCGGCCACGGCTTCTACTGGTTCCGGCTGCGGCGCAACGAGGCGATGGGGCACTGGACCGACTGA
- a CDS encoding sensor histidine kinase — translation MRIPHPRSLAGQLFAMQVVLVAALVAGCAVFAYVTDREQAVVAARQRATATAVAVADSPSVAEAARSKDPTARLQPYAEKVRRHTGVTFVTIMDTHGVRWAHPDPRQIGATYLGHIKPALRGRIFDETYTGTLGSSVRVVAPVRDNRAGGRITALVSAGITVDTISAQVRRQLLALLGVAAAALAIGGLCAYVINARLRRHTHGMNADELSRMHDYHQAALHAVREGLLMLDGGRRIALINDGGRELLGLPEDSVGRYVSDLGLPPALTGALLATEPRVDELHLTAERVVVLNTSPVSSGEQRGTVVTLRDHTELQALSGELDSVRGFAEALRSQAHEAANRLHAVVSLIELGREDEAVDFATAELELAQALTDQVVGAVAEPVLAALLLGKAAQANERGVELVLAPDSRIDDGVLPPGLPARDLVTILGNLIDNATDAAAEGVGHGGAPRSARVTVTARADGGELTLRVADTGAGLDPAAAEEVFRRGWSTKSPGRGLGLALVRQAARRNAGTVEVSAAPDGGAEFTIRLPLATPAATP, via the coding sequence ATGCGCATCCCCCACCCACGGAGCCTGGCCGGCCAGCTCTTCGCGATGCAGGTCGTGCTGGTCGCCGCCCTGGTGGCCGGATGTGCCGTCTTCGCCTACGTCACCGACCGCGAGCAGGCGGTGGTGGCCGCGCGGCAGCGGGCGACGGCCACCGCGGTGGCCGTCGCCGACTCCCCGTCGGTCGCCGAGGCCGCACGGTCCAAGGACCCCACCGCCCGGCTCCAGCCGTATGCGGAGAAGGTGCGCCGGCACACCGGCGTCACCTTCGTCACGATCATGGATACCCACGGTGTGCGCTGGGCGCACCCCGATCCGCGCCAGATCGGCGCCACCTACCTCGGCCACATCAAGCCCGCGCTGCGCGGCCGGATCTTCGACGAGACGTATACGGGCACGCTCGGCTCTTCGGTACGCGTGGTCGCCCCGGTGCGCGACAACCGCGCCGGCGGCCGGATCACCGCGCTGGTCAGCGCGGGCATCACCGTGGACACCATCAGCGCCCAGGTGCGCCGCCAGCTCCTCGCGCTGCTCGGTGTGGCGGCCGCCGCGCTCGCGATCGGCGGCCTGTGCGCGTATGTCATCAACGCCCGGCTGCGCCGCCATACGCACGGGATGAACGCGGACGAGCTGAGCCGGATGCACGACTACCACCAGGCCGCGCTGCACGCCGTGCGCGAGGGGCTGCTGATGCTCGACGGTGGGCGGCGGATCGCGCTGATCAACGACGGCGGGCGGGAGCTGCTCGGCCTGCCCGAGGACTCCGTCGGCCGCTACGTCTCCGACCTGGGCCTGCCGCCCGCGCTGACCGGAGCCCTGCTGGCCACCGAGCCGCGCGTGGACGAACTGCATCTGACCGCGGAACGGGTCGTGGTCCTCAACACCTCCCCGGTGAGCAGCGGGGAACAGCGCGGCACGGTCGTCACCCTGCGCGACCACACCGAGCTCCAGGCGCTCTCCGGCGAGCTGGACTCGGTGCGCGGCTTCGCGGAGGCGCTGCGCTCCCAGGCCCATGAGGCCGCGAATCGGCTGCATGCCGTCGTCTCGCTGATCGAGCTGGGCCGGGAGGACGAGGCGGTCGACTTCGCCACCGCCGAGCTGGAGCTGGCCCAGGCGCTGACCGACCAGGTGGTGGGCGCGGTCGCCGAACCGGTTCTGGCCGCGCTGCTGCTGGGCAAGGCGGCACAGGCCAACGAGCGCGGCGTCGAACTCGTCCTCGCCCCCGACAGCCGCATCGACGACGGCGTCCTCCCACCCGGCCTGCCCGCCCGCGACCTGGTGACCATCCTCGGCAACCTCATCGACAACGCCACGGACGCGGCCGCGGAGGGTGTCGGCCACGGCGGGGCACCCCGCAGCGCCCGCGTCACGGTCACCGCCCGCGCGGACGGGGGCGAGCTGACGCTGCGCGTCGCGGACACCGGCGCCGGTCTCGACCCGGCGGCGGCCGAGGAGGTCTTCCGCCGCGGCTGGAGCACGAAGTCCCCGGGCCGCGGCCTGGGCCTGGCCCTGGTCCGCCAGGCCGCCCGCCGCAACGCGGGCACGGTGGAGGTATCGGCCGCTCCGGACGGCGGCGCCGAATTCACGATCCGCCTGCCGTTGGCGACCCCGGCCGCCACACCGTGA
- a CDS encoding maltokinase N-terminal cap-like domain-containing protein: protein MPEAPLSRGAQHPPPAVPRDQPPTSATRTATAAGPSGLLASLAPLLAEWLPRQRWFAGKGRPVTGFALVSATELLPWRSGGGMPGLLHLLIRAQQPEPPGHRHGFGCGHRRGAAASDCYQLLLGARPTLPPPLAPALIGRPSGGPLDGQTVYEALFDPRLTTLLLERLRMPGRLGPLRFVREPSSAIPSALPPRVMTAEQSNSSVIYGDTFILKLFRRVSPGTNPDLELPLALAHTGCTRVPAPAAWFEAEPPAEGAVPPPEPVTLGVLQPFLAGSRDGWQLALDALAADDDFTEAAHALGQATAEVHLAMARALPTSVLRRPQIDHLAAAMSERLDSAAAAVPALQPYRAELHGAYEDLAALGRAGRTWAAQRIHGDLHLGQALLTGDGGGGGGGRWSLIDFEGEPSRPLAERRRPQPPVRDIAGMLRSFDYAAAVGRHERPQEWAGRTRAAYCAGYAEASGTDPRDEPELLRAHETDKAVYEVLYEARHRPDWLSVPMTAIRRLATARA, encoded by the coding sequence ATGCCGGAAGCTCCGCTCTCCCGGGGGGCACAACACCCGCCGCCCGCCGTACCGCGGGACCAGCCCCCGACGTCCGCCACCCGCACCGCCACGGCCGCGGGCCCGTCCGGGCTGCTCGCCTCGCTCGCGCCGCTGCTCGCCGAGTGGCTGCCCCGCCAGCGCTGGTTCGCGGGCAAGGGCCGTCCCGTCACCGGCTTCGCGCTGGTCTCCGCGACCGAGCTGCTGCCGTGGCGGTCGGGCGGCGGCATGCCCGGGCTGCTCCATCTGCTGATCCGCGCCCAGCAGCCGGAGCCGCCCGGCCACCGGCACGGCTTCGGCTGCGGCCACCGGCGCGGGGCGGCGGCCAGCGACTGCTACCAGCTCCTGCTCGGGGCGCGCCCCACCCTTCCGCCGCCGCTCGCCCCCGCGCTGATCGGCCGGCCCAGTGGCGGGCCGCTGGACGGGCAGACGGTGTACGAGGCGCTGTTCGACCCCCGGCTCACCACGCTGCTGCTGGAGCGGCTGCGGATGCCCGGGCGGCTCGGCCCGCTGCGCTTCGTACGGGAGCCGTCCAGCGCGATTCCCTCCGCGCTGCCGCCCCGGGTGATGACCGCCGAGCAGTCCAACTCCTCGGTGATCTATGGCGATACGTTTATTCTCAAACTTTTCCGCAGGGTCAGCCCCGGCACCAACCCCGACCTCGAACTCCCCCTCGCGCTCGCCCACACCGGCTGCACCCGGGTGCCCGCGCCCGCCGCCTGGTTCGAGGCCGAGCCCCCGGCCGAGGGCGCCGTGCCCCCGCCGGAGCCCGTCACCCTGGGGGTGCTGCAGCCCTTCCTGGCCGGTTCCCGGGACGGCTGGCAGCTCGCGCTCGACGCCCTGGCCGCCGACGACGACTTCACCGAGGCCGCCCACGCACTGGGGCAGGCGACCGCCGAGGTCCATCTGGCGATGGCCCGCGCCCTGCCCACCTCCGTGCTGCGCCGCCCGCAGATCGACCATCTCGCCGCCGCCATGAGCGAGCGCCTCGACTCGGCGGCCGCCGCGGTGCCCGCCCTCCAGCCGTACCGCGCCGAGCTGCACGGCGCGTACGAGGACCTGGCCGCGCTGGGGCGCGCGGGCCGCACCTGGGCGGCCCAGCGCATCCACGGCGATCTGCATCTGGGGCAGGCGCTGCTGACCGGGGACGGCGGCGGTGGCGGAGGCGGTCGGTGGTCGCTGATCGACTTCGAGGGCGAGCCGTCCCGTCCGCTGGCCGAGCGCCGCCGCCCGCAGCCGCCGGTGCGCGATATCGCGGGCATGCTGCGGTCCTTCGACTACGCGGCGGCCGTGGGACGCCATGAGCGCCCGCAGGAGTGGGCTGGCCGCACCCGCGCCGCGTACTGCGCGGGCTATGCGGAGGCGTCCGGCACCGATCCGCGCGACGAGCCGGAGCTGCTGCGCGCCCATGAGACCGACAAGGCCGTCTACGAGGTGCTCTACGAGGCGCGGCACCGCCCCGACTGGCTGTCCGTCCCGATGACCGCGATCCGCCGCCTCGCCACCGCCCGCGCCTGA
- a CDS encoding cation:dicarboxylate symporter family transporter gives MAADTTPPASGRTEPDGTKPKKERIHYLYLAVIGAVALGILVGFAAPDTAVELKPIGEGFVNLIKMLISPIIFCTIVLGVGSVRKAAKVGAVGGLALGYFMVMSTVALAIGLVVGNFLEPGSGLHMSHDAAEAGQSQAEGASESTADFLLGIIPKTLVSAFTEGEVLQTLFVALLAGFALQAMGKAGEPVLRGIGHIQQLVFKLLSMVMWAAPVGAFGAMAAVVGETGLDALKALAVIMIGFYVTCALFVFLVLGTILRLVAGVNIFLLLKYLAREFLLILSTSSSESALPLLIAKMEHAGVSKPVAGITVPTGYSFNLDGTAIYLTMASLFIAEAMGDPLSIGQQISLLVFMIVASKGAAGVTGAGMATLAGGLQSHRPELVDGVGLIVGIDRFMSEARALTNFAGNAVATVLVGTWTKEIDKERMNEVLGGRLPFDAEGFARHGGGHGPAADDSDGAEGKTLPERRDGDTAKEHVPA, from the coding sequence GTGGCTGCGGACACCACGCCGCCCGCATCCGGGCGTACGGAGCCGGACGGGACGAAGCCGAAGAAAGAAAGGATTCACTACCTCTACCTCGCCGTCATCGGCGCGGTGGCGCTCGGCATCCTCGTGGGCTTCGCGGCCCCCGATACGGCGGTGGAGCTCAAGCCCATCGGCGAAGGTTTCGTCAACCTGATCAAGATGCTGATCTCGCCGATCATCTTCTGCACGATCGTGCTCGGGGTCGGCTCGGTGCGCAAGGCCGCGAAGGTCGGCGCGGTCGGCGGTCTCGCGCTCGGCTACTTCATGGTGATGTCGACCGTGGCCCTCGCCATCGGCCTGGTCGTCGGCAACTTCCTCGAGCCGGGCAGCGGCCTGCACATGAGCCATGACGCGGCCGAGGCCGGGCAGAGCCAGGCCGAGGGCGCCTCCGAGTCGACGGCGGACTTCCTGCTCGGGATCATCCCGAAGACGCTGGTCTCCGCCTTCACCGAGGGCGAGGTGCTGCAGACCCTGTTCGTGGCCCTCCTCGCGGGCTTCGCCCTCCAGGCGATGGGCAAGGCGGGCGAGCCGGTGCTGCGCGGCATAGGCCACATACAGCAGCTCGTCTTCAAGCTGCTGTCGATGGTCATGTGGGCCGCCCCGGTGGGCGCCTTCGGCGCGATGGCCGCCGTGGTCGGCGAGACGGGTCTGGACGCGCTCAAGGCGCTCGCGGTCATCATGATCGGCTTCTATGTGACCTGCGCGCTGTTCGTGTTCCTCGTCCTCGGGACGATCCTGCGGCTGGTCGCGGGCGTGAACATCTTCCTGCTGCTGAAGTACCTGGCGCGGGAGTTCCTGCTGATCCTGTCGACGTCGTCCTCCGAGTCGGCGCTGCCGCTGCTCATCGCGAAGATGGAGCACGCGGGCGTCAGCAAGCCGGTGGCCGGTATCACCGTCCCCACCGGGTACTCCTTCAACCTGGACGGCACCGCCATCTACCTGACGATGGCCTCGCTGTTCATCGCCGAGGCCATGGGCGACCCGCTCTCCATAGGCCAGCAGATATCCCTCCTCGTCTTCATGATCGTCGCGTCGAAGGGCGCCGCCGGTGTGACCGGCGCGGGCATGGCGACGCTGGCGGGCGGTCTGCAGTCGCACCGGCCCGAACTGGTCGACGGCGTCGGCCTCATCGTCGGCATCGACCGTTTCATGAGCGAGGCCCGCGCCCTCACCAACTTCGCGGGCAACGCGGTGGCGACCGTCCTGGTCGGCACCTGGACCAAGGAGATCGACAAGGAGCGGATGAACGAAGTCCTGGGCGGACGGCTGCCGTTCGACGCCGAGGGCTTCGCGCGCCACGGCGGCGGCCACGGCCCGGCCGCCGACGACTCCGACGGGGCCGAGGGCAAGACCCTCCCCGAGCGGCGTGACGGTGACACGGCGAAGGAGCACGTGCCCGCCTGA
- a CDS encoding response regulator, producing the protein MSPPQAKPGDPAPIRVLVVEDDPVAADAHRMYVDRVPGFAVVGTARSGGDAQRLLERTPADLLLLDLYLPDGHGLQLVRALRAAGNGADVIAVTSARDLAMVRDGVSLGVVQYVLKPFTFSTLRDRLLRYAEFRATAGEASGQDEVDRALAALRAPQPAAMPKGLTQATLHAVTEALRGAEEGISAAATAETVGISRITARRYLEHLVEAGRAARAPHYGQIGRPELLYRWLSEY; encoded by the coding sequence ATGAGCCCGCCGCAGGCGAAACCGGGGGATCCGGCGCCGATCCGGGTTCTCGTCGTCGAAGACGACCCCGTCGCGGCGGACGCGCACCGGATGTACGTCGACCGCGTCCCCGGCTTCGCCGTCGTCGGGACCGCGCGGAGCGGCGGGGACGCCCAGCGGCTGCTGGAGCGGACGCCCGCCGATCTGCTGCTGCTGGACCTCTACCTCCCGGACGGACACGGCCTGCAGCTCGTACGGGCGCTGCGCGCGGCCGGGAACGGGGCGGATGTGATCGCGGTCACCTCGGCCCGGGACCTGGCGATGGTCCGCGACGGGGTCTCCCTCGGAGTCGTGCAGTACGTGCTGAAACCGTTCACCTTCTCCACCCTCCGGGACCGCCTCCTCCGGTACGCCGAGTTCCGGGCGACCGCGGGCGAGGCCAGCGGGCAGGACGAGGTGGACCGCGCGCTGGCCGCGCTGCGGGCGCCGCAGCCCGCCGCGATGCCCAAGGGGCTGACCCAGGCCACCCTGCACGCGGTCACGGAGGCGCTGCGGGGCGCGGAGGAGGGGATCTCGGCGGCGGCGACCGCCGAGACCGTGGGGATCTCCCGGATCACCGCACGCCGCTATCTGGAACACCTGGTGGAGGCGGGACGAGCCGCCCGCGCCCCGCACTACGGGCAGATCGG
- a CDS encoding AfsR/SARP family transcriptional regulator: MGPVGIWQGERLLGPTAAQQRSVLAMLLMASGRVVSVDRLVLAVWGEDPPGSARNAVQVQISKLRRILSALPGAELTTSAKGYSLTAAREQVDLHRFRDLVRAAREAPKPSGASGAAGAIGSAAGAAGSAAGFAESAEDRAGELLRAALQLWRGPALADVAGGWLPDTLGAGLEEERRTAVEELAAIDLRSGRHHEAATELSALVAEHPLRERSVALLMEALRRGGRRADALALFRSTRRRYVEELGIEPGDELQRLHREALEDSRDGRDSRDGRDGRDSRDSRDGRDGRDGRDGRSGDPSGPPGSYGPPGSYGSAPVPAAPPSDAVPAPAPAAEGVPAADEAPEPVAGPAAELASPPASADPPTAPPASAAEPISVVTAVPQQLPSDVAHFTGRERELAGLDALLRAGSGEGGGRAPTAALITVIAGSGGLGKTTLAVHWAHRVRDRFPDGQLYLNLRGFGPTDSAMTVAEAVRGLLDAFQVPAHRIPATVEAQTALYRSLVADRRMLILLDNARDAEQVRPLLPGSPGCLVVLTSRNELTSLVVAEQAQPLPLDLLDRAEARELLISRVGAERVAAEPEAVAEVITVCAGLPLALAIVAARAAAHPRFGLEALAGELRDARGSLDAFEGGDATTDVRAVFSWSYHTLGPDAARLFRLLGVHPGPDIAAPAAASLVGVPVPQARRLLIQLTRAHLITERAPGQYGFHDLLRAYAVELTRAYDGQEERHTALHRLLDHYLHTAVAAGAAFTPHREPIKVEPVRPGVSVGEFAGHAQALLWFSLTYPALIAALQQAAETGFETHAWQLAWSLMEFLDQRGHWHDQRTVHRSALGSAHRIRDLTGQAHACYGLGLADLRMGRYDRARGHLVRALNLHRETGNAVGQALAHGALNFAGERQGRHDEGLHHALRALKLYRAAGRRSGEAYAMNNVGWAYAMLGDFQQTLVHCEKALTMMREAGDRRGESAAWDSLGYAYQHIGDHQQAIRCYRHAVELRRGRGERVREAESLHRLGSAQLAAGDRAGARDSWQRALTRFDALGHPDAQRLRDGLTRLGGPTADGT, translated from the coding sequence TTGGGACCGGTCGGAATATGGCAGGGCGAGCGTCTCCTGGGGCCGACCGCCGCGCAGCAGCGGTCTGTTCTGGCGATGCTGCTGATGGCCTCCGGCCGGGTGGTGTCCGTCGACAGGCTGGTGTTGGCAGTATGGGGCGAGGACCCGCCGGGGTCCGCGCGAAACGCCGTACAGGTGCAAATTTCCAAGCTGCGGCGGATCCTTTCCGCCTTGCCCGGGGCCGAGTTGACGACATCGGCGAAGGGCTATTCCCTGACCGCCGCGCGTGAGCAGGTCGATCTGCACCGGTTCCGCGATCTGGTGCGGGCCGCGCGGGAGGCACCCAAGCCCAGCGGGGCCAGCGGGGCCGCCGGGGCCATCGGGTCGGCCGCCGGGGCCGCCGGGTCGGCCGCCGGATTCGCCGAGAGCGCCGAGGACCGGGCCGGGGAACTGCTGCGCGCCGCGCTGCAGTTGTGGCGCGGGCCCGCGCTGGCGGATGTCGCGGGCGGCTGGCTCCCCGACACCCTGGGCGCCGGGCTGGAGGAGGAGCGGCGTACGGCGGTCGAGGAGCTCGCCGCGATCGATCTGCGCTCCGGACGGCACCACGAGGCCGCCACGGAACTGTCCGCCCTGGTGGCCGAACACCCCTTGCGGGAGCGCTCGGTGGCGCTGCTGATGGAGGCGCTACGGCGCGGCGGCAGACGGGCCGACGCCCTCGCGCTGTTCCGCTCCACCCGCCGGAGGTATGTGGAGGAGCTGGGCATCGAACCCGGCGACGAGCTGCAGCGGCTTCACCGGGAGGCACTTGAGGACAGCCGGGACGGCCGGGACAGCCGGGACGGGCGGGACGGGCGGGACAGCCGGGACAGCCGGGACGGTCGAGACGGCCGAGACGGTAGAGATGGCCGGTCCGGGGATCCGTCCGGGCCGCCCGGATCGTACGGGCCGCCCGGATCGTACGGGAGCGCTCCCGTACCGGCGGCGCCGCCGTCCGACGCGGTGCCTGCCCCGGCCCCCGCCGCGGAGGGCGTCCCGGCCGCCGACGAGGCGCCCGAGCCCGTTGCCGGGCCCGCCGCCGAACTCGCCTCCCCACCCGCCTCCGCCGATCCGCCCACCGCTCCACCCGCCTCCGCCGCCGAGCCGATCTCCGTCGTCACCGCCGTACCGCAGCAACTCCCCTCCGACGTCGCCCACTTCACCGGCCGAGAGCGCGAGCTGGCCGGGCTGGACGCCCTGCTGCGCGCGGGCTCGGGCGAGGGCGGCGGACGGGCGCCCACGGCCGCGCTGATCACCGTGATCGCGGGCAGCGGCGGCCTTGGCAAGACGACCCTCGCGGTGCACTGGGCCCACCGCGTCCGCGACCGGTTCCCCGACGGTCAGCTCTATCTGAACCTGCGCGGCTTCGGCCCCACCGACTCGGCCATGACCGTCGCCGAGGCCGTACGGGGCCTCCTGGACGCCTTCCAGGTGCCCGCCCACCGGATCCCCGCGACCGTCGAGGCGCAGACCGCGCTGTACCGGAGCCTGGTGGCCGACCGCCGCATGCTGATCCTGCTCGACAACGCCCGGGACGCCGAGCAGGTGCGGCCCCTGCTGCCCGGTTCCCCCGGCTGTCTGGTGGTGCTGACCAGCCGTAACGAACTCACCAGCCTGGTCGTCGCCGAGCAGGCGCAGCCGCTGCCGCTGGATCTGCTCGACCGCGCCGAGGCGCGCGAGCTGCTGATCAGCCGAGTCGGTGCCGAGCGGGTGGCCGCCGAACCCGAGGCCGTGGCCGAGGTGATCACGGTGTGCGCCGGGCTGCCGCTCGCGCTCGCCATCGTGGCCGCCCGCGCCGCCGCCCACCCCCGCTTCGGCCTGGAGGCGCTCGCCGGGGAGCTGCGCGATGCCCGCGGCAGCCTCGACGCGTTCGAGGGCGGGGACGCCACCACCGATGTCCGGGCCGTCTTCTCCTGGTCGTACCACACCCTGGGCCCCGACGCCGCCCGGCTGTTCCGGCTGCTGGGCGTCCACCCGGGCCCCGACATCGCGGCCCCGGCGGCCGCCAGCCTGGTGGGGGTCCCGGTCCCGCAGGCCCGCCGGCTGCTGATCCAGCTCACCCGGGCGCATCTGATCACCGAGCGCGCCCCGGGTCAGTACGGCTTCCACGATCTGCTGCGCGCCTACGCCGTGGAGCTCACCCGGGCGTACGACGGGCAGGAGGAGCGCCACACCGCGCTGCACCGGCTGCTCGATCACTATCTGCACACCGCCGTGGCCGCAGGGGCGGCGTTCACCCCGCACCGGGAGCCGATCAAGGTCGAGCCGGTCCGGCCCGGGGTCAGCGTCGGGGAGTTCGCAGGGCACGCCCAGGCACTGCTCTGGTTCAGCCTCACCTATCCGGCGCTGATCGCGGCGCTGCAGCAGGCCGCCGAGACCGGATTCGAGACCCACGCCTGGCAACTGGCCTGGTCGCTGATGGAGTTCCTGGACCAGCGCGGCCACTGGCACGATCAGCGCACCGTCCACCGGAGTGCCCTGGGCTCGGCCCACCGCATCCGCGACCTCACCGGGCAGGCCCACGCCTGCTACGGCCTGGGCCTCGCCGATCTGCGGATGGGACGCTACGACCGGGCCCGGGGCCATCTGGTGCGCGCCCTGAACCTGCATCGCGAGACCGGCAACGCCGTCGGCCAGGCCCTGGCCCATGGCGCGCTCAACTTCGCCGGTGAGCGGCAGGGCCGCCATGACGAGGGGCTGCATCACGCGCTGCGCGCCCTGAAGCTGTACCGGGCGGCGGGCCGGCGCAGTGGCGAGGCGTACGCCATGAACAACGTCGGCTGGGCCTACGCCATGCTGGGCGACTTCCAGCAGACCCTCGTCCACTGCGAGAAGGCGCTGACCATGATGCGGGAGGCGGGGGACAGGCGTGGGGAGTCCGCGGCCTGGGACAGCCTCGGCTACGCCTATCAGCACATCGGCGACCACCAGCAGGCCATCAGGTGCTACCGGCACGCCGTGGAGCTGCGGCGCGGCCGGGGCGAGCGGGTCCGGGAGGCCGAGTCCCTGCACCGGCTCGGCAGCGCACAGCTCGCCGCCGGGGACCGGGCCGGGGCCCGCGACAGCTGGCAGCGGGCCCTGACCCGTTTCGACGCCCTCGGCCACCCCGACGCCCAGCGGCTCCGGGACGGGCTCACCCGGCTGGGCGGGCCGACGGCTGACGGGACGTAG